TATTGATGCTGTACTTATCTCTGTAATGGAGTTTTCAGATTTGTAGATTTAATAATAGATGACATGATACAACATGGTTGACAAAGGGGAATCTCAAAAAAATTGATCAACAGCAGTAATGGCAAAATgtaaagcacttttttttatggGATATCtgtttttcacaaagaaatatatatttatggacAGTTATATTGCATGTGTTTATAAGTTATAAAGCCTTGAGatgattctttttgttttaaagtgttaGACTAAGCTTGGGTTGTCATTACTAATTATCACTTATATTCTGAAAATTGCTTCACTATTAGCATTCTTATAGGGCACTATTAACTACATTTAGGCGATGCTTTCAAGTTCATTTCGTTTATTTGAGACCTGAAGTACAAATGGCACTGGGAATAGACTCTGcagtaatttttgttaattacataaaattttttattctgttttgcaGAGTTGAATTAAATTCTTTTATGGTATTAATTAGAATGCAAAATAGAACATCAAAAGATAACAATATTCCCTTAGCATCATGCCTTAAAAATTCTGCTCATTTAAGTTTATTTGGTGAGCTATACACTTCCTTCCTCTTTTgctttcatatttcattttctgtactttatgCTTACAGCATGCTTTCAATATAAAATGAAGAAACCATTCCtaactgaacaaaaaaattatactgaTGGCCACATTATTGTGTTTATCCTGGTTCCTGCTTAATTTAGTATCAGTAATCAGTGATGTAATATGTTTGATTCTCATTGAGTATTGCACAGTcatataaaaacatgaaaaatgcagCTTTCATGAATCATTGCAACAACAATGACCATATGAAGCGATCATCTAAAACAGTGAAAACTTGGGAAAATGTTACCATGCAACAGCTGGATATGTTCATGTATATGGATATGTTTAACCTGACCTGTTTTACTAGTATGTCTACCTATTTTTGTTGAAAGATGTATAGATGAAGGCATAGGATGGCATTGGGGTGGTTTTTTAGCATTACACCTATGTTATGCTGCTCTGATTTCTGTATCTCTTCCTCTACTTTGTCCATACATACTTATATTCCCTTAAACCACAATTACAAGTCATTTGACTCAAAATATATAAGAACTAAAAAATCCTGATGCTGTTTaggtaaatttgtttatttaccatTTTCCCTGACCTTTCCTTCGCTTCCTTATGTAGAGTAATTTTATTCCTCAACAGATTTATGTTTTTCCCCTTCATTGCCTCATTCTCTGCTAGATGAAGTAGACTATTTCATGCTTTCAGTGGTATTACATTTATGGAAGGGTAGAGATGGCAATAATGTGTCTTAACCACTGACTTAGATTTTCATTTTAGATCTCCTTGGAGTAACTCGTATGATCCTCCTCTTGATGATGGAACTATGCCATCGGAACGACTGAGACGGCTAGAAGTAGAGGCTAATGGAGCCTTTGATCAGTATcgagaaatgtattttgagggAGGCGTGTCGTCAGTCTACTTGTGGGACCTTGATCATGGTTTTGCTGGTGTCATTCTTATCAAGAAAGCTGGAGATGGATCCAAGAAAATCAAGGGTTGCTGGGACTCCATCCATGTTATAGAAGTACAGGTACTTAGATTTACATTTTATCCACtttctttgtatctttgtaTCAGCAATTTATCTTGCAATTGGCAGATTTCTCCTCCCCCCCTTCCAATGTACCCTTCTCTTCCAACCCCCTAATCCTGCATTATTGGTTATCTTGCATAATtcatttttgcataattttttttaccctttgtACTACACTTGGAGATTCAGATAATATGGTAGGGCATATTTTAACCTATCGTAATCATTATTGTTGCTATTCCTTCTTTAAAAAGTTGGATAAATTTTCTGTTtggaaaaagtacaaaatttgTTGGCAGCTTTGAGCCCAGTTTCTTACTTGAGTTAGCATTTAAAGTCCTACCCAGGTGGTGACAGATATGCTTAAAATACTTCTTTCTTATCACTTGTTAATGCCTTGAACACAAAATCACAAGGAGAAGCACAAAtctcaagaaattaaataatgatgattttCCCTCATTTGTTCAAATCTCCATTTGGATGCAAAGccatgtgtgatgtcacagctGGGTCAAGGCAGTGTGAGGCATCCTGTTGATACAAGTTGCATATACAGAATCATGAAAGCGCAAGTGCAATGGAAGCACATGTGCTGTTGGTGAAGGTGCAAGAAAGAattctttctttccaaaattATCAAACATTAAGAAGACAGCAGGCCATCTTTTGTACAGCGCTACGACCGCTGGGCACTAGCTCTGACATACCACATTATTCACATGCGGGAATGAGACTGACTGCAGAGGCAAATCCCCAGTCCTGAAACTAGATAATAGTTTTGTTTCAGTCATTggaaatttacatatttatattgtgACTAAGATGCAAAGAATGTCacaataatgaacatttaataatacagcatatttatattttattctataaAACTGATCTAATTGTAATTTAATTGATTTTCTGTGCAGGAGAAATCAAGTGGCAAGAGTGCGCATTACAAACTGACCTCCACTGTCATGCTTTGGCTACAGACCAGCAAGGAAGGTTCTGGAACCATGAACTTGGGTGGCAGTCTGACTAGGCAGGTGAGTGCCttagtatttttttcataatactgatttaaatttattattttgggGAATATATTGCTTTTCCTCTGGGAATGGAATGAAAGGCATGATCTGACATTTGACCTAAAATCTTCAGAATAAAGAAGTGGTTTGACATCTGTGTGTCAGATTAATCTGTTGTAAAGTTCTGTTTTATGCTAGTGACTGCAGCATCAAGAACTAAAGGGGTGATTAAATGAACGGTAGAATTGTATTTATGACATCATGTGGTTATACActgatttatgtatttatggAGCAAATTGCTATTTACCTATGTGTTATTCTATAACTTGTGTTTTTTACAGTAGTTAAACATTCTGAAGTATCATTCTGTAGTTGAAATTTTGGAGAATTCTTTTCATACCTACAGGTGGAGCAAGATTCCTCTGTCAGTGATGCCTCACCACACATAGTAAATATTGGCCGAATGGTAGAGGTATGTGGAAGTTCTGGGGaatctgaactttcttttggtCTGTTCAGTTGTATTTgagtttttaaagtttatcaTTTGATTAACTTAACCATGTAAATGTGCATTGGCATTGACagttcagttttttgtttttttttttttttgtggcaatgtTAATGGGGGAAAAAGGGGGCTGTAAGCAAGTAGTCAGATCAGtcttcaacaaatatttaaagtattgATATTCATGAAAACGTCAGCTGCCAAAATAAATGCTGGCATTTCTACATTAACAGGAATtcagacatttttaatattgtttttgcaGGAAATGGAAAACAAGATTAGAAATACATTGAATGAGATTTACTTTGGCAAAACTAAAGACATTGTCAATGGCTTGCGGTCTATCACGCCTCTTGAGAGTCGTCTTAAACAAGAGGCCTTGCGCAATGATCTTGTGGCGGCTCTTTCCAAACGACCTCAGGCTCAGTGATATCATTTACATGGTTCGTCACGGCATTCCTATAATCACAATTACAAGGTCGTATTTGGCTGATTCATCTAAGCAACTGATCAATACCGCAAAGCTGAGAGTGCTGACATAGTGAACTGAATGTGTGGATAAACAGGATGCTTGCAACAGTTGCCACAGACCATGGAGATTTTATCAAACAGTTCTGTTAAAGCTGTATTAAAATTCCTTAACAACTTATTTTGCCAAATATGTCCGATTTCTCCATGAACTGTCTTGTCAGAATAATCTCTTGCCTTTGGCCAGAGGAGATTCACAGTCCTAAGATTGAGTATGAAACTGATGTGGAATGCAAAACCATTTAGGCTTGTTGAGAAAAGCGAAATATGCTCCAAGGTGTTAAGAGGGTGCAGTTTTATTCCAGAATATAGGTAATGCGGCAAgtcaggtttatttttttgtgaaaagatgATAACAAAAGATATAGCATTTGCTTACAAATTTATcttaaattttagttttctaAGTTTATACATCATCTTATCATTTTGGGATGAGTTTCCATTAATGGAGATCAGGAATACTTCAGTCAAGTCCAGGGTTTTAAAGGCAATGTTGGatcaaattcttttttcattacttttttaataaaatatgtttcaaatattaatttgctttccttttcttgcACTAGTTTTAAATGCATATTCAAGCACAAATTCAGCTTGATACTTTTTCCAGACAATTGAGAGATTTTCAGTGACAAATTATCACGTTTTTGTGCATGAAAATAACTACATACTTACCCAGAAATACATAACATTTATGACAAAAGCAAGCACAAAAAGAATTTGCAGTTAACAGCATTCTTTCACCGACTACTGTGAAAGTTGTGGCAGTGAGGACCTCGGCCTAAAATTTCTGTTATCAAAAGAGATAGATTTTGATTGTTGGCATTTCCTTCTGCAATAGCAAGGTCTGGAATGAAAATTGTTTAGCATGCTACACTTTTAGCAGCTTATGCTGCTGGACACTGTAAAGAACTAATAATTGTTTACATAAAGTTTAATCATAATGCACATTGTGGTTCATGTTGCCAAAGTTTCCTAGATGACTGAATTGAAAATATTAGTTGCATTTGATTTTTTGTGGGGGTAGGTATTTGTAGCAttagatttttctttcagttttctgCTATGCATAAAATTATAGGGTGTATAAGTGGTTTCTTCTGAGGGCTAACATATGTCCTCTGAATGTTCCAGTTGTCTAAATTTTTCTGAGAACTGGGTATTAATGTGGGCTTTTACCATATTTCATGTCATGTGCAAATTAGCATTAAGATGTTGAGATTAGCCGGGAGAATGGTACTGTAGAGAGATCACTTCTGGAGAGTctatgggtttttttctttcaaaaatgcacattacatctttataaaaaatattaagttatCTATTAGAAGCGATAGAAATGGGTACTTGAAAATTTTATAGGGGCCAAAGAAAGGGAAGAGGAAAGCACTCTTCATGAAGCTTCAACAGTGTCTTGCAAAATCTTGAGATTTTAGAAAATGCTGTGCAAAACTGTATGATTATATGGACTGTACATTAACGATAGCATTTACTGTATGAATATGAGTGCaaatttgtatgttttatgtgaAAAAATGCCATTTAACTTTTGAAGTTGACAAAAATATCTTCATACAACcacatctttgtttttaattggtGTGAGTTGGTGTGAGCCATTGGTGGGACACGAATTTcagttttttatgtttctgctaTACTTTATACTATAGGCTTTTCTTCTGAAGTTTGTGTAGTATCAAGCAAGCCAAGTTTAATTAAATGAAGACACAAcatggtgggggtggggggtgggaaTGCAGAAAGGATGTAGATAAAGAGAATGAGATTATAGGCAGTCTTTGTGCAGCGACAAGCAGCTCAGTCATTTTAATATACTGCTCTGTTTACAGACGGGTGTAATATAAGTAAGTCTTATAAATATACATCTTTAGATGACAGAGTGGAGGTTATGGCACAATGTTACCATGTAAGTAAATCGCATTGGAACATGGATGCCCCTCATTAACAGAACTCCTAGATTCATTGTCATAGCCGTGACCATCACACCCagtgttttttaattaagcAGTTTTTGGTGCTTGCTAAATCTTAAATGGTTTCATTTGCTATAAATCTGCAATATCTCACCAGAAGTAAAATGTGCAAATgtctaaaatttttatttccaaagCCCACGACCTGAATTATATACAAAGTATTCTTCCTATAAAGTATCTGACATGCTTCTAAGTATTCTTAAAAGATTCCCATTCTTATGCAAAGTAATTCATACTATAGGTTTATgtatcatcaaaatattttttaaatgcagtgcattaaaaaaaaaaaatgtatgtgctTCTcgaatatatgtacatacacatttCCATAAAGCATCACCTTTGAATGAATCTATTCTTTTAGTACCATTAAATGCTCATAATGCAAATGAGCAGGATGGCGAAGTAGTGTTCAGGACAGTCATATACCTTAATGGGTACACAATC
The Pomacea canaliculata isolate SZHN2017 linkage group LG2, ASM307304v1, whole genome shotgun sequence genome window above contains:
- the LOC112558155 gene encoding LOW QUALITY PROTEIN: F-actin-capping protein subunit beta-like (The sequence of the model RefSeq protein was modified relative to this genomic sequence to represent the inferred CDS: inserted 1 base in 1 codon); amino-acid sequence: MTEQQLDCALDLMRRLPPQQIEKNLSDLIDLVPSLCXDLLSSVDQPLKIARDKNVGKDYLLCDYNRDGDSYRSPWSNSYDPPLDDGTMPSERLRRLEVEANGAFDQYREMYFEGGVSSVYLWDLDHGFAGVILIKKAGDGSKKIKGCWDSIHVIEVQEKSSGKSAHYKLTSTVMLWLQTSKEGSGTMNLGGSLTRQVEQDSSVSDASPHIVNIGRMVEEMENKIRNTLNEIYFGKTKDIVNGLRSITPLESRLKQEALRNDLVAALSKRPQAQ